A single Anopheles funestus chromosome 2RL, idAnoFuneDA-416_04, whole genome shotgun sequence DNA region contains:
- the LOC125766030 gene encoding uncharacterized protein LOC125766030: MGAQSNFMTERLAQQLGLSRQRMLSSLSGVGAMALTANSMVTATVRSRVSRFSAVLDFVVLQRVTADVPALTVNVDRWNIPSGVRLADPTFFKSERVDLLIGAELFADLLEKGHIKVAPHLPSLLKTKFGWIVSGPMRDSIEYSNNSVLCHCVQEENLIDLMRHFAALEDIPQERETSEEGLSCERFYCDTTIQNEEGRYVVQLPKVREYEKQLGDSKETALRRFLSIERRLKKDEAMKKEYVEFMEEYEQLGHMTKVASYNNVELEVGKDYYLPHHAVWKRESTTTKCRVVFDASCKSSSGRSLNDILLTGPTIQEDIIPILLRFRMKKVALVADVAKMYRQVLVAKEDRKLQRILWRKESEEPISVYELNTVTYGTACAPFLAIRTLLRVFEDYGRHYPEALKSKDDFYVDDLVSGADSIEEAKQIAKQLDELMNKAEFSLRKWASNYPETLEGIPQQRQCESVAVEQASKSSISLLGLLWTPRSDSMQLNIKGIEQQTSYSGKQILSCIARMYDPLGIIDPVKMKAKMFMQRVWSYKESRGSGRNWDNPLPDELQVEWKNFYAELKHLSDVSVPRTVIDRAEDNYQIHIFCDASEKGYGACCYIRSRNSHSGEIVVRLFISKSKVAPLSKKLTIARLELCGALLASNLYQLVQRAVAKEVTCYMWTDSMTAWYWINSPSDRWKPFVANRTRRIQAKTQNCIWKHIPGVDNPADLVSRGTDAKALIDARQWWAGPSWLPLDEDMWPISPNQKPITTDEERTSVLLVSSPVEESFSDRLFERCSTYISLRKGVGYWLRYLNILRARRKGVKPPGHTSSGLSTEELVETDKFLYRLAQKDQFSEEFKAMLAKKCVPRTSPLRFLNPFIDDQGLMRVNGRLANSQLDSDMKQPILIPKNHRLTSLLVQHYHLRLLHAGPQLMISTIRQSLWIIGVRSVARSVYHKCMRCFKVTPKHINQPMGNLPPSRVTEARAFAVSGVDYAGPVYVKERHRRAAPTKAFVAVFVCFVTHAVHLELVSDLSTAAFISALRRFVARRGLVSELYSDNGTNFKGASNELHQLYQLLQSTHHREAVTAWSADKGFKWKFIPPRAPHFGGLWESAVRSMKHHLQRVLGTASTSFEDLVTLLAEIELCLNSRPITPLSHDPSDLQALTPGHFLTGYHLQVIPDIALKDIPENRLNHWRVVQKRLQHFWARWSTEYLQQLHARSKWNCEATEIKPGMVLCIIRVFQTPDFLDENVSLS; this comes from the coding sequence ATGGGAGCCCAGTCCAATTTCATGACGGAAAGATTGGCTCAACAATTGGGACTGAGTAGACAGCGGATGCTAAGCTCGTTATCTGGAGTAGGTGCAATGGCATTAACAGCAAATAGTATGGTAACGGCAACAGTAAGATCAAGAGTGTCAAGGTTTTCTGCAGTACTAGACTTTGTTGTGTTACAACGGGTAACGGCAGATGTTCCGGCTCTGACAGTGAATGTTGATCGATGGAATATTCCAAGTGGGGTGAGATTAGCAGATCCTACATTCTTTAAGTCGGAAAGGGTAGATCTATTAATTGGAGCTGAGTTGTTTGCGGATCTATTAGAAAAGGGCCATATTAAGGTTGCACCTCATTTGCCAAGCCTGTTAAAGACCAAATTTGGGTGGATTGTGAGCGGACCAATGCGAGACAGCATCGAGTACAGTAACAACAGTGTTTTGTGTCATTGTGTCCAAGAAGAGAATCTGATCGATTTAATGAGACATTTTGCCGCCCTTGAAGACATTCCTCAAGAAAGGGAAACATCAGAAGAAGGCTTGAGTTGTGAAAGGTTCTACTGCGATACTACGATCCAAAACGAAGAAGGTAGATACGTGGTACAGTTGCCAAAGGTGAGAGAATACGAAAAACAATTGGGAGACTCAAAGGAAACCGCGTTGAGGCGATTTTTATCGATTGAACGGCGACTGAAGAAAGATGAAGCCATGAAAAAGGAATACGTAGAGTTTATGGAAGAATACGAACAGTTAGGTCACATGACGAAGGTGGCGAGCTACAATAATGTTGAATTGGAAGTTGGAAAGGACTATTATTTGCCTCATCACGCAGTCTGGAAAAGGGAAAGTACCACTACTAAGTGTAGAGTGGTGTTCGACGCTTCGTGTAAGTCTAGTTCTGGGCGATCACTGAACGACATTTTGCTGACTGGTCCAACAATTCAAGAAGATATTATTCCAATTCTGTTACGTTTTCGAATGAAGAAAGTGGCATTAGTCGCAGACGTAGCCAAAATGTATCGTCAAGTTTTAGTAGCGAAAGAAGACAGAAAGCTGCAACGTATTCTATGGAGGAAAGAAAGCGAAGAACCTATTTCCGTGTATGAGCTGAATACTGTGACTTATGGCACAGCGTGTGCACCATTTCTCGCCATAAGAACTTTGCTACGAGTGTTTGAAGACTATGGTCGTCACTATCCAGAGGCTTTGAAGAGTAAGGATGATTTTTATGTTGATGATCTTGTATCAGGTGCAGACTCTatcgaagaagcaaaacaaatagcaaagCAGTTAGATGAGCTTATGAACAAAGCAGAATTCAGCCTTAGAAAATGGGCTTCAAACTACCCAGAAACGCTAGAAGGTATTCCACAACAAAGGCAATGTGAATCAGTTGCAGTTGAGCAAGCCAGCAAATCATCAATATCCCTTTTGGGGCTATTATGGACTCCAAGATCTGATAGCATGCAACTGAACATAAAGGGGATAGAACAACAAACTAGCTACTCCGGGAAGCAAATCTTATCGTGTATTGCTCGTATGTACGATCCGCTGGGAATCATAGATCCTGTAAAGATGAAAGCAAAGATGTTCATGCAGCGTGTGTGGTCGTACAAAGAGTCACGAGGCTCTGGTAGGAACTGGGATAATCCCCTCCCTGATGAGCTGCAAGTAGAATGGAAGAACTTTTACGCGGAGTTGAAGCATTTAAGTGATGTTAGTGTTCCGAGAACAGTGATCGATAGAGCAGAGGACAATTATCAGATACACATATTTTGTGACGCCTCAGAGAAAGGCTACGGCGCTTGTTGCTATATCCGTAGTCGGAATAGTCATTCAGGAGAAATAGTGGTCAGATTATTCATATCAAAGTCAAAGGTAGCGCCTCTTTCAAAAAAACTCACCATTGCAAGGCTTGAACTGTGTGGGGCATTACTAGCAAGCAATCTGTACCAGTTAGTGCAACGTGCGGTTGCCAAAGAAGTTACATGCTACATGTGGACAGACTCGATGACGGCATGGTATTGGATAAACTCTCCTAGTGACAGGTGGAAACCCTTTGTGGCAAATAGAACAAGAAGGATTCAAGCGAAAACTCAGAACTGTATATGGAAACACATTCCTGGTGTTGACAATCCTGCAGACTTGGTATCCAGAGGAACTGATGCCAAGGCTCTAATTGATGCAAGGCAATGGTGGGCGGGGCCCTCATGGCTCCCCTTAGACGAGGATATGTGGCCAATTTCACCGAATCAAAAACCGATAACCACAGACGAGGAACGAACATCAGTGTTACTAGTCTCTTCACCGGTTGAAGAGTCTTTTAGTGATAGGTTGTTCGAGCGCTGCTCAACATACATCTCTCTACGCAAAGGTGTTGGTTATTGGTTACGATATTTAAACATCTTGCGTGCTAGAAGAAAAGGTGTCAAACCTCCAGGGCATACCAGCAGTGGTCTAAGTACGGAAGAATTGGTAGAAACTGACAAGTTCTTATACCGGCTTGCACAGAAGGATCAGTTTTCAGAAGAGTTTAAGGCAATGTTAGCAAAGAAATGTGTACCAAGAACTTCTCCCTTACGGTTCTTGAATCCGTTTATAGATGATCAAGGCCTAATGCGTGTTAACGGACGTTTAGCCAACTCACAGCTTGATAGTGACATGAAACAACCGATACTTATCCCGAAAAACCACCGTTTAACGAGCTTGTTAGTACAGCATTATCATCTAAGGCTCTTACATGCGGGTCCACAATTGATGATTTCCACCATAAGGCAAAGTTTGTGGATCATAGGAGTGAGATCGGTAGCTAGAAGTGTTTACCACAAGTGCATGCGTTGCTTTAAGGTAACTCCAAAACACATCAATCAACCCATGGGAAACTTGCCTCCGAGCAGAGTAACCGAGGCCAGGGCATTTGCAGTGTCCGGTGTCGACTATGCTGGTCCGGTTTACGTCAAAGAAAGGCATCGCAGAGCAGCACCAACGAAAGCATTTGTGGCGGTGTTCGTGTGCTTCGTGACACACGCAGTGCACTTGGAGCTTGTATCGGATCTGAGTACGGCTGCATTTATCTCCGCGCTAAGAAGGTTTGTCGCTCGGAGAGGTCTGGTATCAGAACTATACTCAGACAACGGAACCAACTTTAAAGGCGCCTCGAATGAACTGCACCAGTTGTACCAGCTCCTTCAATCAACCCACCATCGAGAAGCCGTAACTGCCTGGAGTGCTGACAAGGGATTCAAATGGAAGTTCATACCGCCCCGTGCACCACATTTCGGAGGTCTATGGGAGTCAGCTGTGCGGTCCATGAAACACCATCTCCAGCGAGTTCTTGGAACAGCATCTACATCGTTTGAAGATTTGGTGACGTTGTTGGCAGAAATCGAGTTATGCCTGAATTCTCGGCCAATAACACCGTTATCACATGATCCATCTGATTTGCAAGCACTAACCCCAGGTCACTTTCTTACTGGTTACCATTTGCAGGTTATTCCTGATATCGCATTGAAGGACATTCCGGAGAACCGTTTAAACCACTGGCGCGTGGTACAAAAACGTTTGCAACACTTCTGGGCGAGGTGGAGTACCGAGTATTTACAACAGCTCCATGCCAGAAGCAAGTGGAATTGCGAAGCAACCGAGATCAAACCTGGAAT